A part of Sus scrofa isolate TJ Tabasco breed Duroc chromosome 15, Sscrofa11.1, whole genome shotgun sequence genomic DNA contains:
- the BIN1 gene encoding myc box-dependent-interacting protein 1 isoform X31, producing MMRKVLQKLGKADETKDEQFEQCVQNFNKQLSEGTRLQKDLRTYLASVKAMHEASKKLNECLQEVYEPDWPGRDEANKIAENNDLLWMDYHQKLVDQALLTMDTYLGQFPDIKSRIAKRGRKLVDYDSARHHYESLQTAKKKDEAKIAKAEEELIKAQKVFEEMNVDLQEELPSLWNSRVGFYVNTFQSIAGLEENFHKEMSKLNQNLNDVLVSLEKQHGSNTFTVKAQPSDNAPAKGNKSPSPPPDGSPAATPEIRVNHEPEPAGAATPGAALPKSPSQPTESPAGSLPSGEPSAAEGTFAVAWPSQTAEPGPAQPAEASEVAGGAQEPGEPAASEAASSSLPAVVVETFSATVNGTVESGSAAGRLDLPPGFMFKVQAQHDYTATDTDELQLKAGDVVLVIPFQNPEEQDEGWLMGVKESDWNQHKELEKCRGVFPENFTERVQ from the exons GTCCTCCAGAAACTGGGGAAGGCAGATGAGACCAAGGATGAACAGTTTGAACAGTGTGTCCAGAATTTCAACAAGCAGCTG AGTGAGGGCACCCGGCTGCAGAAGGATCTCCGAACCTACCTGGCCTCAGTCAAAG CCATGCATGAGGCCTCCAAGAAGCTGAATGAGTGTCTGCAGGAGGTGTACGAGCCTGACTGGCCGGGCAGGGACGAAGCCAACAAGATCGCAGAG AACAATGACCTGCTCTGGATGGATTACCACCAAAAGCTGGTGGACCAGGCGCTGCTGACCATGGACACGTACCTGGGCCAGTTCCCGGACATCAAG TCACGCATTGCCAAGCGTGGGCGGAAGCTGGTGGACTATGACAGTGCCCGGCACCATTATGAGTCCCTCCAGACTGCCAAAAAGAAGGATGAAGCCAAAATAGCTAAG GCCGAGGAAGAGCTCATCAAAGCCCAGAAGGTGTTTGAGGAGATGAATGTGGACCTGCAGGAGGAGCTGCCGTCCCTGTGGAACAG CCGGGTGGGTTTCTATGTCAACACTTTCCAGAGCATCGCGGGCTTGGAGGAGAACTTCCACAAGGAAATGAGTAAG CTCAACCAGAATCTCAATGACGTGCTGGTCAGCCTGGAGAAGCAGCACGGGAGCAACACCTTCACGGTCAAGGCCCAGCCCAG TGACAACGCCCCTGCAAAAGGGAACAAGAGCCCCTCGCCTCCGCCTGATGGCTCTCCTGCTGCCACTCCCGAGATCAGAGTCAACCACGAGCCTGAGCCAGCCGGGGCAGCCACACCTGGGGCAGCCCTCCCCAAGTCCCCGTCCCAG CCCACAGAGAGTCCAGCTGGCAGCCTGCCTTCCGGGGAGCCCAGCGCTGCCGAGGGCACCTTTGCTGTGGCCTGGCCCAGCCAGACGGCCGAGCCAGGGCCTGCCCAA CCAGCAGAGGCGTCGGAGGTGGCGGGTGGAGCCCAGGAGCCTGGGGAGCCGGCAGCAAGTGAAGCAGCCTCC agTTCTCTCCCGGCGGTGGTGGTGGAGACCTTCTCAGCAACTGTGAACGGCACCGTGGAGAGCGGCAGCGCGGCAGGGCGCCTGGACCTGCCTCCAGGGTTCATGTTCAAG GTGCAGGCCCAGCACGACTACACGGCCACTGACACAGACGAGCTGCAACTCAAGGCTGGAGACGTGGTGCTGGTGATCCCCTTCCAGAACCCGGAGGAGCAG GACGAAGGCTGGCTCATGGGCGTGAAGGAGAGTGACTGGAACCAGCACAAGGAGCTGGAGAAGTGCCGGGGTGTCTTCCCTGAGAACTTCACAGAGCGTGTGCAGTGA
- the BIN1 gene encoding myc box-dependent-interacting protein 1 isoform X29: MMRKVLQKLGKADETKDEQFEQCVQNFNKQLSEGTRLQKDLRTYLASVKAMHEASKKLNECLQEVYEPDWPGRDEANKIAENNDLLWMDYHQKLVDQALLTMDTYLGQFPDIKSRIAKRGRKLVDYDSARHHYESLQTAKKKDEAKIAKAEEELIKAQKVFEEMNVDLQEELPSLWNSRVGFYVNTFQSIAGLEENFHKEMSKLNQNLNDVLVSLEKQHGSNTFTVKAQPSDNAPAKGNKSPSPPPDGSPAATPEIRVNHEPEPAGAATPGAALPKSPSQLRKGPPVPPPPKHTPSKEVKQEQILSLFDDTFVPEISVTTPSQPAEASEVAGGAQEPGEPAASEAASSSLPAVVVETFSATVNGTVESGSAAGRLDLPPGFMFKVQAQHDYTATDTDELQLKAGDVVLVIPFQNPEEQDEGWLMGVKESDWNQHKELEKCRGVFPENFTERVQ, from the exons GTCCTCCAGAAACTGGGGAAGGCAGATGAGACCAAGGATGAACAGTTTGAACAGTGTGTCCAGAATTTCAACAAGCAGCTG AGTGAGGGCACCCGGCTGCAGAAGGATCTCCGAACCTACCTGGCCTCAGTCAAAG CCATGCATGAGGCCTCCAAGAAGCTGAATGAGTGTCTGCAGGAGGTGTACGAGCCTGACTGGCCGGGCAGGGACGAAGCCAACAAGATCGCAGAG AACAATGACCTGCTCTGGATGGATTACCACCAAAAGCTGGTGGACCAGGCGCTGCTGACCATGGACACGTACCTGGGCCAGTTCCCGGACATCAAG TCACGCATTGCCAAGCGTGGGCGGAAGCTGGTGGACTATGACAGTGCCCGGCACCATTATGAGTCCCTCCAGACTGCCAAAAAGAAGGATGAAGCCAAAATAGCTAAG GCCGAGGAAGAGCTCATCAAAGCCCAGAAGGTGTTTGAGGAGATGAATGTGGACCTGCAGGAGGAGCTGCCGTCCCTGTGGAACAG CCGGGTGGGTTTCTATGTCAACACTTTCCAGAGCATCGCGGGCTTGGAGGAGAACTTCCACAAGGAAATGAGTAAG CTCAACCAGAATCTCAATGACGTGCTGGTCAGCCTGGAGAAGCAGCACGGGAGCAACACCTTCACGGTCAAGGCCCAGCCCAG TGACAACGCCCCTGCAAAAGGGAACAAGAGCCCCTCGCCTCCGCCTGATGGCTCTCCTGCTGCCACTCCCGAGATCAGAGTCAACCACGAGCCTGAGCCAGCCGGGGCAGCCACACCTGGGGCAGCCCTCCCCAAGTCCCCGTCCCAG CTCCGGAAAGGCCCACCAGTCCCTCCGCCTCCCAAACACACCCCGTCCAAGGAGGTCAAGCAGGAGCAGATCCTCAGCCTGTTTGACGACACGTTTGTCCCTGAGATCAGCGTGACCACCCCCTCCCAG CCAGCAGAGGCGTCGGAGGTGGCGGGTGGAGCCCAGGAGCCTGGGGAGCCGGCAGCAAGTGAAGCAGCCTCC agTTCTCTCCCGGCGGTGGTGGTGGAGACCTTCTCAGCAACTGTGAACGGCACCGTGGAGAGCGGCAGCGCGGCAGGGCGCCTGGACCTGCCTCCAGGGTTCATGTTCAAG GTGCAGGCCCAGCACGACTACACGGCCACTGACACAGACGAGCTGCAACTCAAGGCTGGAGACGTGGTGCTGGTGATCCCCTTCCAGAACCCGGAGGAGCAG GACGAAGGCTGGCTCATGGGCGTGAAGGAGAGTGACTGGAACCAGCACAAGGAGCTGGAGAAGTGCCGGGGTGTCTTCCCTGAGAACTTCACAGAGCGTGTGCAGTGA
- the BIN1 gene encoding myc box-dependent-interacting protein 1 isoform X23, with translation MAEMGSKGVTAGKIASNVQKKLTRAQEKVLQKLGKADETKDEQFEQCVQNFNKQLSEGTRLQKDLRTYLASVKAMHEASKKLNECLQEVYEPDWPGRDEANKIAENNDLLWMDYHQKLVDQALLTMDTYLGQFPDIKSRIAKRGRKLVDYDSARHHYESLQTAKKKDEAKIAKAEEELIKAQKVFEEMNVDLQEELPSLWNSRVGFYVNTFQSIAGLEENFHKEMSKLNQNLNDVLVSLEKQHGSNTFTVKAQPSDNAPAKGNKSPSPPPDGSPAATPEIRVNHEPEPAGAATPGAALPKSPSQLRKGPPVPPPPKHTPSKEVKQEQILSLFDDTFVPEISVTTPSQPAEASEVAGGAQEPGEPAASEAASSSLPAVVVETFSATVNGTVESGSAAGRLDLPPGFMFKVQAQHDYTATDTDELQLKAGDVVLVIPFQNPEEQDEGWLMGVKESDWNQHKELEKCRGVFPENFTERVQ, from the exons GTCCTCCAGAAACTGGGGAAGGCAGATGAGACCAAGGATGAACAGTTTGAACAGTGTGTCCAGAATTTCAACAAGCAGCTG AGTGAGGGCACCCGGCTGCAGAAGGATCTCCGAACCTACCTGGCCTCAGTCAAAG CCATGCATGAGGCCTCCAAGAAGCTGAATGAGTGTCTGCAGGAGGTGTACGAGCCTGACTGGCCGGGCAGGGACGAAGCCAACAAGATCGCAGAG AACAATGACCTGCTCTGGATGGATTACCACCAAAAGCTGGTGGACCAGGCGCTGCTGACCATGGACACGTACCTGGGCCAGTTCCCGGACATCAAG TCACGCATTGCCAAGCGTGGGCGGAAGCTGGTGGACTATGACAGTGCCCGGCACCATTATGAGTCCCTCCAGACTGCCAAAAAGAAGGATGAAGCCAAAATAGCTAAG GCCGAGGAAGAGCTCATCAAAGCCCAGAAGGTGTTTGAGGAGATGAATGTGGACCTGCAGGAGGAGCTGCCGTCCCTGTGGAACAG CCGGGTGGGTTTCTATGTCAACACTTTCCAGAGCATCGCGGGCTTGGAGGAGAACTTCCACAAGGAAATGAGTAAG CTCAACCAGAATCTCAATGACGTGCTGGTCAGCCTGGAGAAGCAGCACGGGAGCAACACCTTCACGGTCAAGGCCCAGCCCAG TGACAACGCCCCTGCAAAAGGGAACAAGAGCCCCTCGCCTCCGCCTGATGGCTCTCCTGCTGCCACTCCCGAGATCAGAGTCAACCACGAGCCTGAGCCAGCCGGGGCAGCCACACCTGGGGCAGCCCTCCCCAAGTCCCCGTCCCAG CTCCGGAAAGGCCCACCAGTCCCTCCGCCTCCCAAACACACCCCGTCCAAGGAGGTCAAGCAGGAGCAGATCCTCAGCCTGTTTGACGACACGTTTGTCCCTGAGATCAGCGTGACCACCCCCTCCCAG CCAGCAGAGGCGTCGGAGGTGGCGGGTGGAGCCCAGGAGCCTGGGGAGCCGGCAGCAAGTGAAGCAGCCTCC agTTCTCTCCCGGCGGTGGTGGTGGAGACCTTCTCAGCAACTGTGAACGGCACCGTGGAGAGCGGCAGCGCGGCAGGGCGCCTGGACCTGCCTCCAGGGTTCATGTTCAAG GTGCAGGCCCAGCACGACTACACGGCCACTGACACAGACGAGCTGCAACTCAAGGCTGGAGACGTGGTGCTGGTGATCCCCTTCCAGAACCCGGAGGAGCAG GACGAAGGCTGGCTCATGGGCGTGAAGGAGAGTGACTGGAACCAGCACAAGGAGCTGGAGAAGTGCCGGGGTGTCTTCCCTGAGAACTTCACAGAGCGTGTGCAGTGA
- the BIN1 gene encoding myc box-dependent-interacting protein 1 isoform X24 translates to MAEMGSKGVTAGKIASNVQKKLTRAQEKVLQKLGKADETKDEQFEQCVQNFNKQLSEGTRLQKDLRTYLASVKAMHEASKKLNECLQEVYEPDWPGRDEANKIAENNDLLWMDYHQKLVDQALLTMDTYLGQFPDIKSRIAKRGRKLVDYDSARHHYESLQTAKKKDEAKIAKAEEELIKAQKVFEEMNVDLQEELPSLWNSRVGFYVNTFQSIAGLEENFHKEMSKLNQNLNDVLVSLEKQHGSNTFTVKAQPSDNAPAKGNKSPSPPPDGSPAATPEIRVNHEPEPAGAATPGAALPKSPSQPTESPAGSLPSGEPSAAEGTFAVAWPSQTAEPGPAQPAEASEVAGGAQEPGEPAASEAASSSLPAVVVETFSATVNGTVESGSAAGRLDLPPGFMFKVQAQHDYTATDTDELQLKAGDVVLVIPFQNPEEQDEGWLMGVKESDWNQHKELEKCRGVFPENFTERVQ, encoded by the exons GTCCTCCAGAAACTGGGGAAGGCAGATGAGACCAAGGATGAACAGTTTGAACAGTGTGTCCAGAATTTCAACAAGCAGCTG AGTGAGGGCACCCGGCTGCAGAAGGATCTCCGAACCTACCTGGCCTCAGTCAAAG CCATGCATGAGGCCTCCAAGAAGCTGAATGAGTGTCTGCAGGAGGTGTACGAGCCTGACTGGCCGGGCAGGGACGAAGCCAACAAGATCGCAGAG AACAATGACCTGCTCTGGATGGATTACCACCAAAAGCTGGTGGACCAGGCGCTGCTGACCATGGACACGTACCTGGGCCAGTTCCCGGACATCAAG TCACGCATTGCCAAGCGTGGGCGGAAGCTGGTGGACTATGACAGTGCCCGGCACCATTATGAGTCCCTCCAGACTGCCAAAAAGAAGGATGAAGCCAAAATAGCTAAG GCCGAGGAAGAGCTCATCAAAGCCCAGAAGGTGTTTGAGGAGATGAATGTGGACCTGCAGGAGGAGCTGCCGTCCCTGTGGAACAG CCGGGTGGGTTTCTATGTCAACACTTTCCAGAGCATCGCGGGCTTGGAGGAGAACTTCCACAAGGAAATGAGTAAG CTCAACCAGAATCTCAATGACGTGCTGGTCAGCCTGGAGAAGCAGCACGGGAGCAACACCTTCACGGTCAAGGCCCAGCCCAG TGACAACGCCCCTGCAAAAGGGAACAAGAGCCCCTCGCCTCCGCCTGATGGCTCTCCTGCTGCCACTCCCGAGATCAGAGTCAACCACGAGCCTGAGCCAGCCGGGGCAGCCACACCTGGGGCAGCCCTCCCCAAGTCCCCGTCCCAG CCCACAGAGAGTCCAGCTGGCAGCCTGCCTTCCGGGGAGCCCAGCGCTGCCGAGGGCACCTTTGCTGTGGCCTGGCCCAGCCAGACGGCCGAGCCAGGGCCTGCCCAA CCAGCAGAGGCGTCGGAGGTGGCGGGTGGAGCCCAGGAGCCTGGGGAGCCGGCAGCAAGTGAAGCAGCCTCC agTTCTCTCCCGGCGGTGGTGGTGGAGACCTTCTCAGCAACTGTGAACGGCACCGTGGAGAGCGGCAGCGCGGCAGGGCGCCTGGACCTGCCTCCAGGGTTCATGTTCAAG GTGCAGGCCCAGCACGACTACACGGCCACTGACACAGACGAGCTGCAACTCAAGGCTGGAGACGTGGTGCTGGTGATCCCCTTCCAGAACCCGGAGGAGCAG GACGAAGGCTGGCTCATGGGCGTGAAGGAGAGTGACTGGAACCAGCACAAGGAGCTGGAGAAGTGCCGGGGTGTCTTCCCTGAGAACTTCACAGAGCGTGTGCAGTGA
- the BIN1 gene encoding myc box-dependent-interacting protein 1 isoform X27, with protein MAEMGSKGVTAGKIASNVQKKLTRAQEKVLQKLGKADETKDEQFEQCVQNFNKQLSEGTRLQKDLRTYLASVKAMHEASKKLNECLQEVYEPDWPGRDEANKIAENNDLLWMDYHQKLVDQALLTMDTYLGQFPDIKSRIAKRGRKLVDYDSARHHYESLQTAKKKDEAKIAKPVSLLEKAAPQWCQGKLQAHLVAQTNLLRNQAEEELIKAQKVFEEMNVDLQEELPSLWNSRVGFYVNTFQSIAGLEENFHKEMSKLNQNLNDVLVSLEKQHGSNTFTVKAQPSDNAPAKGNKSPSPPPDGSPAATPEIRVNHEPEPAGAATPGAALPKSPSQPAEASEVAGGAQEPGEPAASEAASSSLPAVVVETFSATVNGTVESGSAAGRLDLPPGFMFKVQAQHDYTATDTDELQLKAGDVVLVIPFQNPEEQDEGWLMGVKESDWNQHKELEKCRGVFPENFTERVQ; from the exons GTCCTCCAGAAACTGGGGAAGGCAGATGAGACCAAGGATGAACAGTTTGAACAGTGTGTCCAGAATTTCAACAAGCAGCTG AGTGAGGGCACCCGGCTGCAGAAGGATCTCCGAACCTACCTGGCCTCAGTCAAAG CCATGCATGAGGCCTCCAAGAAGCTGAATGAGTGTCTGCAGGAGGTGTACGAGCCTGACTGGCCGGGCAGGGACGAAGCCAACAAGATCGCAGAG AACAATGACCTGCTCTGGATGGATTACCACCAAAAGCTGGTGGACCAGGCGCTGCTGACCATGGACACGTACCTGGGCCAGTTCCCGGACATCAAG TCACGCATTGCCAAGCGTGGGCGGAAGCTGGTGGACTATGACAGTGCCCGGCACCATTATGAGTCCCTCCAGACTGCCAAAAAGAAGGATGAAGCCAAAATAGCTAAG cctgtctcGCTGCTTGAGAAGGCCGCCCCCCAGTGGTGCCAAGGCAAACTGCAGGCTCATCTGGTAGCTCAAACTAACCTGCTCCGAAATCAG GCCGAGGAAGAGCTCATCAAAGCCCAGAAGGTGTTTGAGGAGATGAATGTGGACCTGCAGGAGGAGCTGCCGTCCCTGTGGAACAG CCGGGTGGGTTTCTATGTCAACACTTTCCAGAGCATCGCGGGCTTGGAGGAGAACTTCCACAAGGAAATGAGTAAG CTCAACCAGAATCTCAATGACGTGCTGGTCAGCCTGGAGAAGCAGCACGGGAGCAACACCTTCACGGTCAAGGCCCAGCCCAG TGACAACGCCCCTGCAAAAGGGAACAAGAGCCCCTCGCCTCCGCCTGATGGCTCTCCTGCTGCCACTCCCGAGATCAGAGTCAACCACGAGCCTGAGCCAGCCGGGGCAGCCACACCTGGGGCAGCCCTCCCCAAGTCCCCGTCCCAG CCAGCAGAGGCGTCGGAGGTGGCGGGTGGAGCCCAGGAGCCTGGGGAGCCGGCAGCAAGTGAAGCAGCCTCC agTTCTCTCCCGGCGGTGGTGGTGGAGACCTTCTCAGCAACTGTGAACGGCACCGTGGAGAGCGGCAGCGCGGCAGGGCGCCTGGACCTGCCTCCAGGGTTCATGTTCAAG GTGCAGGCCCAGCACGACTACACGGCCACTGACACAGACGAGCTGCAACTCAAGGCTGGAGACGTGGTGCTGGTGATCCCCTTCCAGAACCCGGAGGAGCAG GACGAAGGCTGGCTCATGGGCGTGAAGGAGAGTGACTGGAACCAGCACAAGGAGCTGGAGAAGTGCCGGGGTGTCTTCCCTGAGAACTTCACAGAGCGTGTGCAGTGA
- the BIN1 gene encoding myc box-dependent-interacting protein 1 isoform X19, which translates to MAEMGSKGVTAGKIASNVQKKLTRAQEKVLQKLGKADETKDEQFEQCVQNFNKQLSEGTRLQKDLRTYLASVKAMHEASKKLNECLQEVYEPDWPGRDEANKIAENNDLLWMDYHQKLVDQALLTMDTYLGQFPDIKSRIAKRGRKLVDYDSARHHYESLQTAKKKDEAKIAKAEEELIKAQKVFEEMNVDLQEELPSLWNSRVGFYVNTFQSIAGLEENFHKEMSKLNQNLNDVLVSLEKQHGSNTFTVKAQPRKKTKLFSRLRRKKGSDNAPAKGNKSPSPPPDGSPAATPEIRVNHEPEPAGAATPGAALPKSPSQLRKGPPVPPPPKHTPSKEVKQEQILSLFDDTFVPEISVTTPSQPAEASEVAGGAQEPGEPAASEAASSSLPAVVVETFSATVNGTVESGSAAGRLDLPPGFMFKVQAQHDYTATDTDELQLKAGDVVLVIPFQNPEEQDEGWLMGVKESDWNQHKELEKCRGVFPENFTERVQ; encoded by the exons GTCCTCCAGAAACTGGGGAAGGCAGATGAGACCAAGGATGAACAGTTTGAACAGTGTGTCCAGAATTTCAACAAGCAGCTG AGTGAGGGCACCCGGCTGCAGAAGGATCTCCGAACCTACCTGGCCTCAGTCAAAG CCATGCATGAGGCCTCCAAGAAGCTGAATGAGTGTCTGCAGGAGGTGTACGAGCCTGACTGGCCGGGCAGGGACGAAGCCAACAAGATCGCAGAG AACAATGACCTGCTCTGGATGGATTACCACCAAAAGCTGGTGGACCAGGCGCTGCTGACCATGGACACGTACCTGGGCCAGTTCCCGGACATCAAG TCACGCATTGCCAAGCGTGGGCGGAAGCTGGTGGACTATGACAGTGCCCGGCACCATTATGAGTCCCTCCAGACTGCCAAAAAGAAGGATGAAGCCAAAATAGCTAAG GCCGAGGAAGAGCTCATCAAAGCCCAGAAGGTGTTTGAGGAGATGAATGTGGACCTGCAGGAGGAGCTGCCGTCCCTGTGGAACAG CCGGGTGGGTTTCTATGTCAACACTTTCCAGAGCATCGCGGGCTTGGAGGAGAACTTCCACAAGGAAATGAGTAAG CTCAACCAGAATCTCAATGACGTGCTGGTCAGCCTGGAGAAGCAGCACGGGAGCAACACCTTCACGGTCAAGGCCCAGCCCAG aaagaaaaccaaactgTTCTCCCGGCTGCGCAGAAAGAAGGGCAG TGACAACGCCCCTGCAAAAGGGAACAAGAGCCCCTCGCCTCCGCCTGATGGCTCTCCTGCTGCCACTCCCGAGATCAGAGTCAACCACGAGCCTGAGCCAGCCGGGGCAGCCACACCTGGGGCAGCCCTCCCCAAGTCCCCGTCCCAG CTCCGGAAAGGCCCACCAGTCCCTCCGCCTCCCAAACACACCCCGTCCAAGGAGGTCAAGCAGGAGCAGATCCTCAGCCTGTTTGACGACACGTTTGTCCCTGAGATCAGCGTGACCACCCCCTCCCAG CCAGCAGAGGCGTCGGAGGTGGCGGGTGGAGCCCAGGAGCCTGGGGAGCCGGCAGCAAGTGAAGCAGCCTCC agTTCTCTCCCGGCGGTGGTGGTGGAGACCTTCTCAGCAACTGTGAACGGCACCGTGGAGAGCGGCAGCGCGGCAGGGCGCCTGGACCTGCCTCCAGGGTTCATGTTCAAG GTGCAGGCCCAGCACGACTACACGGCCACTGACACAGACGAGCTGCAACTCAAGGCTGGAGACGTGGTGCTGGTGATCCCCTTCCAGAACCCGGAGGAGCAG GACGAAGGCTGGCTCATGGGCGTGAAGGAGAGTGACTGGAACCAGCACAAGGAGCTGGAGAAGTGCCGGGGTGTCTTCCCTGAGAACTTCACAGAGCGTGTGCAGTGA
- the BIN1 gene encoding myc box-dependent-interacting protein 1 isoform X2: MMRKVQACGGLSSWVVGARGWTRPQCVLQKLGKADETKDEQFEQCVQNFNKQLSEGTRLQKDLRTYLASVKAMHEASKKLNECLQEVYEPDWPGRDEANKIAENNDLLWMDYHQKLVDQALLTMDTYLGQFPDIKSRIAKRGRKLVDYDSARHHYESLQTAKKKDEAKIAKPVSLLEKAAPQWCQGKLQAHLVAQTNLLRNQAEEELIKAQKVFEEMNVDLQEELPSLWNSRVGFYVNTFQSIAGLEENFHKEMSKLNQNLNDVLVSLEKQHGSNTFTVKAQPRKKTKLFSRLRRKKGSDNAPAKGNKSPSPPPDGSPAATPEIRVNHEPEPAGAATPGAALPKSPSQLRKGPPVPPPPKHTPSKEVKQEQILSLFDDTFVPEISVTTPSQFEAPGPFSEQASLLDLDFDPLPPVASPVKAPTPSGQSIPWDLWEPTESPAGSLPSGEPSAAEGTFAVAWPSQTAEPGPAQPAEASEVAGGAQEPGEPAASEAASSSLPAVVVETFSATVNGTVESGSAAGRLDLPPGFMFKVQAQHDYTATDTDELQLKAGDVVLVIPFQNPEEQDEGWLMGVKESDWNQHKELEKCRGVFPENFTERVQ; this comes from the exons GTCCTCCAGAAACTGGGGAAGGCAGATGAGACCAAGGATGAACAGTTTGAACAGTGTGTCCAGAATTTCAACAAGCAGCTG AGTGAGGGCACCCGGCTGCAGAAGGATCTCCGAACCTACCTGGCCTCAGTCAAAG CCATGCATGAGGCCTCCAAGAAGCTGAATGAGTGTCTGCAGGAGGTGTACGAGCCTGACTGGCCGGGCAGGGACGAAGCCAACAAGATCGCAGAG AACAATGACCTGCTCTGGATGGATTACCACCAAAAGCTGGTGGACCAGGCGCTGCTGACCATGGACACGTACCTGGGCCAGTTCCCGGACATCAAG TCACGCATTGCCAAGCGTGGGCGGAAGCTGGTGGACTATGACAGTGCCCGGCACCATTATGAGTCCCTCCAGACTGCCAAAAAGAAGGATGAAGCCAAAATAGCTAAG cctgtctcGCTGCTTGAGAAGGCCGCCCCCCAGTGGTGCCAAGGCAAACTGCAGGCTCATCTGGTAGCTCAAACTAACCTGCTCCGAAATCAG GCCGAGGAAGAGCTCATCAAAGCCCAGAAGGTGTTTGAGGAGATGAATGTGGACCTGCAGGAGGAGCTGCCGTCCCTGTGGAACAG CCGGGTGGGTTTCTATGTCAACACTTTCCAGAGCATCGCGGGCTTGGAGGAGAACTTCCACAAGGAAATGAGTAAG CTCAACCAGAATCTCAATGACGTGCTGGTCAGCCTGGAGAAGCAGCACGGGAGCAACACCTTCACGGTCAAGGCCCAGCCCAG aaagaaaaccaaactgTTCTCCCGGCTGCGCAGAAAGAAGGGCAG TGACAACGCCCCTGCAAAAGGGAACAAGAGCCCCTCGCCTCCGCCTGATGGCTCTCCTGCTGCCACTCCCGAGATCAGAGTCAACCACGAGCCTGAGCCAGCCGGGGCAGCCACACCTGGGGCAGCCCTCCCCAAGTCCCCGTCCCAG CTCCGGAAAGGCCCACCAGTCCCTCCGCCTCCCAAACACACCCCGTCCAAGGAGGTCAAGCAGGAGCAGATCCTCAGCCTGTTTGACGACACGTTTGTCCCTGAGATCAGCGTGACCACCCCCTCCCAG TTTGAGGCCCCGGGGCCTTTTTCGGAGCAGGCCAGTCTGCTGGATCTGGACTTTGACCCCCTCCCACCTGTAGCAAGCCCTGTGAAGGCGCCCACGCCCTCTGGTCAG TCAATTCCATGGGACCTCTGGGAG CCCACAGAGAGTCCAGCTGGCAGCCTGCCTTCCGGGGAGCCCAGCGCTGCCGAGGGCACCTTTGCTGTGGCCTGGCCCAGCCAGACGGCCGAGCCAGGGCCTGCCCAA CCAGCAGAGGCGTCGGAGGTGGCGGGTGGAGCCCAGGAGCCTGGGGAGCCGGCAGCAAGTGAAGCAGCCTCC agTTCTCTCCCGGCGGTGGTGGTGGAGACCTTCTCAGCAACTGTGAACGGCACCGTGGAGAGCGGCAGCGCGGCAGGGCGCCTGGACCTGCCTCCAGGGTTCATGTTCAAG GTGCAGGCCCAGCACGACTACACGGCCACTGACACAGACGAGCTGCAACTCAAGGCTGGAGACGTGGTGCTGGTGATCCCCTTCCAGAACCCGGAGGAGCAG GACGAAGGCTGGCTCATGGGCGTGAAGGAGAGTGACTGGAACCAGCACAAGGAGCTGGAGAAGTGCCGGGGTGTCTTCCCTGAGAACTTCACAGAGCGTGTGCAGTGA